The Myxococcus fulvus genome has a window encoding:
- a CDS encoding AAA family ATPase: MSSVPRREEPAADPISALTFDALSREAQGLRDRLNRFRQALGRHFVGKQTLVDLMTVAAVAQEPLLLVGPPGTAKSDLVLKFREALRIPSEDYFEYLLTRFTEPSEVLGPIDINLLRQGRYIRREGGKLPTARLVFLDEVFKASSAILNALLTVINERKFYQDGAPQPVRLKVLFAATNELPEHAELGALKDRFCLKAACRPVQDRYFLELLDSGLESQTHRELNQKPWAEGHATLEDVLKAHRYLTLIMGRKEAGPDGRELRDRDLFFRDELLREFRRVVQTLTREDGVFISDRKLVKLYRLLRTRAWIFHGGAVERQDLQLLSYLGETREEIDLLEEKVPRLLGLT, translated from the coding sequence ATGAGCAGTGTTCCCCGGCGTGAGGAGCCCGCCGCCGACCCCATCTCCGCGCTGACGTTCGATGCGCTGTCGCGCGAGGCCCAGGGGCTGAGAGACCGACTCAACCGCTTCCGTCAGGCGCTGGGCCGGCACTTCGTGGGCAAGCAGACCCTGGTGGATTTGATGACGGTGGCGGCGGTGGCCCAGGAGCCGCTGCTGCTCGTGGGCCCTCCGGGCACGGCCAAGTCGGACCTGGTGCTCAAGTTCCGCGAGGCGCTGCGCATCCCCTCCGAGGACTACTTCGAGTACCTGCTGACGCGCTTCACCGAGCCGTCGGAGGTGCTGGGCCCCATCGACATCAACCTGCTGCGCCAGGGGCGCTACATCCGCCGCGAGGGCGGCAAGCTGCCCACCGCCCGGCTCGTCTTCCTGGACGAGGTCTTCAAGGCGAGCTCCGCCATCCTCAACGCGCTGCTCACGGTCATCAACGAGCGCAAGTTCTACCAGGACGGCGCGCCGCAGCCGGTGCGCCTCAAGGTGCTCTTCGCCGCCACCAACGAGCTGCCCGAGCACGCGGAGCTGGGCGCGCTCAAGGACCGCTTCTGCCTCAAGGCCGCGTGCCGGCCGGTGCAGGACCGCTACTTCCTGGAGCTGCTCGACTCGGGCCTGGAGTCGCAGACGCACCGGGAGCTGAACCAGAAGCCGTGGGCGGAGGGGCACGCCACGCTGGAGGACGTGCTCAAGGCGCACCGCTACCTGACGCTGATAATGGGCCGCAAGGAGGCCGGGCCGGACGGCCGCGAGCTGCGAGATCGCGACCTGTTCTTCCGCGACGAGCTGCTGCGGGAGTTCCGCCGCGTGGTGCAGACGCTGACGCGCGAGGACGGCGTGTTCATCAGCGACCGCAAGCTGGTGAAGCTCTACCGGCTCTTGCGCACGCGCGCGTGGATCTTCCACGGCGGCGCAGTGGAGCGGCAGGACCTCCAGCTCCTGTCGTACCTGGGAGAGACGCGGGAGGAGATCGACCTGCTCGAGGAGAAGGTGCCCCGGCTGCTCGGCCTGACGTGA
- a CDS encoding WGR domain-containing protein, whose translation MPRYEFKEGSSSKFWEIKLEGDSFTTRWGRIGTDGQEKTQSFDSDEKAQKEYDKLVREKEKKGYELVGDGEGGDDDDEGGSVEGKSNPELEAAIQKDPDNVDAYLVYGDWLQGQGDPRGELIALQHALSKASGAEATALKKQVSAHIKKHKALLLGSMAKGWSDEEITLEWHLGFIRSARLGRKEYDSEFEVAEGVKTLLTHPSGRFLQSLAVGIVDASDGENSYESVLEAMQEAPPTGLKNLFLGDFEYPDETEISWSYVNDVSGLYKLVPNLRSLRLRGAGADLGDIDLPELREFTIETGGLPLGAVKSIASAKWPKLEKLEVWFGQDSYGAEGGVADIQPILDGKGLSNLKVLGLRNSEFTNDLVKVLPTAKVLPQLEKLDLSMGCLTDDGAKTLAENAAAFKHLKHLDLTENTLTDAGEKLVAKIAGTVAAGNQREYDPEYHYAAVGE comes from the coding sequence ATGCCGCGGTACGAGTTCAAGGAAGGCAGCTCCAGCAAGTTCTGGGAGATCAAGCTCGAGGGCGACTCCTTCACCACGCGTTGGGGCCGCATCGGCACCGACGGCCAGGAGAAGACGCAGTCGTTCGACTCCGACGAGAAGGCCCAGAAGGAGTACGACAAGCTCGTCCGCGAGAAGGAGAAGAAGGGCTACGAGCTGGTGGGCGACGGCGAGGGCGGCGACGACGACGACGAGGGCGGGTCCGTCGAGGGCAAGTCGAACCCGGAGCTCGAGGCCGCCATCCAGAAGGACCCGGACAACGTCGACGCGTACCTCGTCTATGGCGACTGGCTGCAGGGCCAGGGCGACCCGCGCGGCGAGCTCATCGCGCTGCAGCACGCCCTGTCCAAGGCGTCCGGCGCCGAGGCCACCGCGCTCAAGAAGCAGGTGTCCGCGCACATCAAGAAGCACAAGGCGCTGCTGCTCGGCTCCATGGCGAAGGGCTGGAGCGACGAGGAGATCACCCTGGAGTGGCACCTGGGCTTCATCCGCTCGGCGCGCCTGGGCCGCAAGGAGTACGACTCCGAGTTCGAGGTGGCCGAGGGCGTCAAGACGCTGCTGACTCATCCGTCGGGCCGCTTCCTCCAGTCGCTCGCGGTGGGCATCGTGGACGCCTCCGATGGCGAGAACAGCTACGAGTCCGTCCTGGAGGCCATGCAGGAGGCGCCGCCCACGGGGCTCAAGAACCTGTTCCTGGGTGACTTCGAGTACCCGGACGAGACCGAGATCTCCTGGTCCTACGTGAACGACGTCTCGGGGCTCTACAAGCTGGTGCCGAACCTGCGCTCGCTGCGGCTGCGCGGCGCCGGGGCGGACCTGGGCGACATCGACCTGCCGGAGCTGCGCGAGTTCACCATCGAGACGGGCGGCCTGCCGCTGGGCGCGGTGAAGTCCATCGCCAGCGCGAAGTGGCCCAAGCTGGAGAAGCTGGAGGTCTGGTTCGGCCAGGACAGCTACGGCGCCGAGGGCGGCGTGGCGGACATCCAGCCCATCCTGGACGGCAAGGGCCTGTCGAACCTCAAGGTGCTGGGCCTGCGCAACTCGGAGTTCACCAATGATCTGGTCAAGGTGCTGCCGACCGCGAAGGTGCTCCCCCAGCTCGAGAAGCTGGACCTGTCCATGGGCTGTCTGACGGACGATGGCGCGAAGACGCTCGCGGAGAACGCGGCGGCCTTCAAGCACCTCAAGCACCTGGACCTGACGGAGAACACGCTCACCGACGCGGGTGAGAAGCTGGTGGCGAAGATCGCCGGCACCGTGGCCGCGGGCAATCAGCGCGAGTACGACCCCGAGTACCACTACGCCGCGGTGGGCGAGTAG
- a CDS encoding STM4014 family protein, protein MSALPGFIVIGNAENRRVSLFQDALERQGLPPAKVVPWRELLESPARLAEFPDTDALVRIDAAGESWEVEKGLLKRGYEDALAHGGQVLAPDEVDALVEDHGRILAPRQGHLGLLRVLSELEAVFRERPSWRVLQSPASIGDLFDKRVTSRRYAALGVPVPEPLDGVTDVASLRERMDEEGWREVFVKVSCGSSASCLGIFRRLRGHESLITTVEQSPRGWFNTLKVRRIREPEPLERVLDFLLREGSQVERSIPKARLGGDLFDCRVLAVRGEPAFIVVRQSRLPITNLHLGGWRGELEELEAAVPRNEWDAAMESCRRVARAHDCLHVGIDLMFEEYFTGHRVLEANAFGDLLPGLKRDGLTVYEWEIREALRSAGFDVPAA, encoded by the coding sequence ATGTCCGCGTTGCCCGGCTTCATCGTCATCGGCAACGCGGAGAACCGGCGCGTCTCGCTGTTCCAGGACGCGCTGGAGCGTCAGGGCCTGCCACCCGCGAAGGTGGTGCCCTGGCGGGAGCTGCTGGAGTCCCCTGCCCGCCTCGCCGAGTTCCCCGACACGGACGCGCTCGTCCGCATCGACGCCGCGGGTGAGAGCTGGGAGGTGGAGAAGGGCTTGTTGAAGCGGGGATACGAGGACGCGCTCGCGCACGGCGGACAGGTGCTCGCCCCGGACGAAGTGGACGCGCTCGTCGAGGACCACGGGCGCATCCTCGCGCCTCGACAGGGACACCTCGGCCTCCTCCGCGTCCTCTCGGAGCTGGAGGCCGTGTTCCGCGAGCGCCCGTCCTGGAGGGTGCTCCAGTCGCCCGCGAGCATCGGAGACTTGTTCGACAAGCGTGTCACCTCGCGCCGGTACGCCGCGCTGGGCGTGCCGGTGCCGGAGCCGCTGGACGGGGTGACGGACGTGGCGTCGCTGCGCGAGCGCATGGACGAGGAGGGCTGGCGCGAGGTGTTCGTGAAGGTGTCCTGCGGCTCGTCGGCGTCGTGTCTGGGCATCTTCCGGAGACTGCGTGGCCACGAGTCGCTGATCACCACCGTCGAGCAGTCGCCGAGGGGTTGGTTCAACACGCTCAAGGTGCGCCGCATCCGCGAGCCGGAGCCGCTGGAGCGGGTGCTCGACTTCCTGTTGCGCGAGGGCTCGCAGGTGGAGCGCTCGATTCCGAAGGCGCGGCTGGGCGGAGACCTCTTCGACTGCCGGGTGCTGGCGGTGCGCGGCGAGCCCGCGTTCATCGTGGTGCGCCAGAGCCGGCTTCCCATCACCAACCTGCACCTGGGCGGCTGGCGCGGCGAGCTGGAGGAGCTGGAGGCGGCGGTGCCCCGGAACGAATGGGACGCCGCGATGGAGAGCTGCCGCCGCGTGGCGCGCGCCCATGACTGCCTGCACGTCGGCATCGACCTGATGTTCGAGGAGTACTTCACCGGGCACCGCGTGCTGGAGGCGAATGCCTTCGGTGACCTGCTGCCCGGCCTGAAGCGCGACGGCCTCACCGTGTACGAGTGGGAGATTCGCGAGGCCCTGCGGTCCGCGGGCTTCGACGTGCCCGCCGCCTGA
- a CDS encoding reverse transcriptase family protein, producing MSTRHPVAAALASAFLAGPWTRAGLRERGAHVVGGRPRWLVPVVRGILRYFPRPPHARFELLTELLATRPALIKACGNSAEPIRIRHWLDVEPQMSRRPWPVPELTTQAALAQWLGVTDAQLGWLADGSGFERTSRPGQWRRYRYVWIPKRTGGKRLLEQPGLDLARLQRKVLHDILDVIPPHAAARGFVRGLGVKDFAEPHVGRAVVVRVDLEDFFHAVRPAQVWGVFRTAGYPDGVVNALAGLCTNRTPGAVVEQARRAESAQELDACWRLSRRLSARHLPQGAPTSPALANLAAYRLDVRLSALAATLGARYTRYADDLAFSGDEVLARRVRRLLTCVTRIIRDEGFTVRQGKTRVMHQGQQQRLAGVVVNAHPTVPREDYERLKAVLHLCRTRGPESQNTEQHPDFRAHLLGRIAWVEHLHPARGARLRATFERIPWAPE from the coding sequence ATGAGCACGCGCCACCCCGTGGCGGCGGCGCTCGCGTCCGCGTTCCTCGCGGGCCCCTGGACTCGAGCGGGACTGAGGGAGCGAGGAGCCCATGTCGTGGGCGGCCGCCCGCGCTGGCTCGTCCCCGTCGTCCGCGGCATCCTGAGGTACTTTCCTCGCCCGCCCCATGCCCGGTTCGAGCTGCTCACGGAGCTGCTCGCCACCCGCCCCGCGCTCATCAAGGCCTGCGGCAACAGCGCCGAGCCCATCCGCATCCGTCACTGGCTGGACGTGGAGCCCCAGATGAGCCGGCGGCCCTGGCCCGTCCCCGAGCTCACGACGCAGGCGGCCCTCGCGCAGTGGCTCGGGGTGACGGATGCCCAGCTGGGCTGGCTCGCGGATGGCTCGGGCTTCGAGCGCACGTCCCGTCCCGGCCAATGGCGACGCTATCGCTACGTCTGGATTCCCAAGCGCACGGGAGGCAAGCGACTCCTGGAGCAACCGGGGCTGGACCTCGCGCGACTGCAACGCAAGGTGCTCCACGACATCCTGGACGTCATCCCGCCCCACGCCGCCGCTCGCGGCTTCGTCCGGGGCCTCGGGGTGAAGGACTTCGCCGAGCCGCACGTGGGACGGGCCGTGGTGGTGCGCGTGGACCTGGAGGACTTCTTCCACGCGGTGCGGCCCGCGCAGGTGTGGGGCGTGTTCCGGACGGCCGGCTATCCCGATGGCGTCGTCAACGCCCTCGCCGGGCTCTGCACGAATCGCACGCCGGGCGCCGTCGTCGAACAGGCGCGTCGAGCCGAGAGCGCACAGGAGCTGGACGCCTGCTGGAGACTGTCGCGCAGGCTCTCCGCGCGACACCTCCCGCAGGGAGCGCCCACGTCACCAGCGCTCGCGAACCTCGCGGCCTATCGACTCGATGTCCGCCTGTCCGCGCTCGCGGCGACGCTGGGCGCGCGGTACACGCGCTATGCGGATGACCTGGCCTTCTCCGGTGACGAAGTCCTGGCGCGACGCGTGCGCAGGCTGCTCACGTGCGTGACGCGAATCATCCGTGATGAGGGCTTCACCGTGCGCCAGGGGAAGACGCGCGTGATGCACCAGGGACAGCAGCAGCGGCTCGCGGGCGTCGTGGTGAACGCGCACCCCACCGTCCCTCGCGAGGACTACGAGCGCCTGAAGGCCGTGCTGCACCTGTGCCGGACACGAGGGCCCGAGAGCCAGAACACCGAGCAGCATCCCGACTTCCGCGCGCACCTGCTCGGGCGGATCGCCTGGGTGGAGCACCTGCACCCGGCGCGAGGAGCCCGCTTGAGGGCCACCTTCGAGCGCATCCCCTGGGCGCCGGAATGA
- a CDS encoding efflux RND transporter permease subunit codes for MARFFIDRPIFAWVLAIIIMMAGALSIFRLPIAQYPIIAPPTVTVGAVYPGASAKAIEDSVTQVIEQTMKGLDNLLYMSSTSESNGAATITLTFANGTDPDIAQVQVQNKLQLATPLLPQAVQQQGISVTKAASGFLQVIGFVSEDGSMGGDDIQDFVATNMVDPISRVPGVGSTQVFGTKYAMRIWLDPNKLDTYALTPTDVIGAIRGQNQQVVVGQLGGTPAVKGQQLNATVTAQDRLQTPEQFRNIVLRGNPDGSVLRLGDVARVELGSEDYSVISRYNGKPATGIAVSLATGANALDTAQGVAAALKEMEPTLPKGLKAVVPFDTTPFVRVAIQGVVSTLLEAILLVFLVMYLFLQNFRATLIPTIAVPVVLLGTIGVLTALGYSANMLTMFAMVLAIGLLVDDAIVVVENVERVMSEEGLSPKEATRKSMSQITSALVGIGVVLSAVFIPMAFLAGSTGVIYRQFSVTIVTSMALSVLVALVLTPALCATLLKPIPKGHHAASKGFFGAFNRAFDWSNARYQSVVKGILGRAWSFMVAFVAMVALMVVLFLKLPTSFLPSEDQGFLFALVQTPVGATQERTMKVIEQLEDHFLENEKDTVQALFSVQGFSFAGSGQNAGIAFINLRDWKERKSAELGVNAVAGRAAGALGQIEDALAFAFPPPAVAELGNSAGFTFFLKDNIGQGHEALTAARNQFMGAAMQNPLIAYVRPNGQEDTPQFRVDVDVAKATALGLSTSDINNTLTAAWGGQYIDDFIDRGRVKRVFIQADAPFRMVPEDFSRWSVRNTKGEMVPFPAFASVRWGSGSPRLERFNGVSAMELTGEAAPGVSSGDAMAAVEQMVAQLPPGFSLEWTGQSYQERQAGSQTPLLYTLSLLLVFLCLAAMYESWTIPTAVLLVAPLGILGTVLGSFMRGMDRDVYFQVAMLTTVGLSSKNAILIVEFAKENVEKGMELVEATLLAVRARLRPILMTSLAFGFGVVPLAIASGAGAGAQRAIGTGVLGGMLVGTLLGIFFVPLFFVVVQRLFTRRKTPTESSPPVDDSHATS; via the coding sequence ATGGCAAGATTCTTCATTGATCGACCCATCTTCGCGTGGGTCCTCGCCATCATCATCATGATGGCTGGCGCGCTCTCCATCTTCCGGCTCCCCATCGCGCAGTACCCCATCATCGCGCCGCCGACGGTGACGGTGGGCGCCGTGTACCCGGGCGCCTCGGCGAAGGCCATCGAGGACTCCGTCACGCAGGTCATCGAGCAGACGATGAAGGGGCTCGACAACCTGCTCTACATGTCGTCGACCAGCGAGTCGAACGGCGCGGCGACCATCACCCTCACGTTCGCCAACGGCACCGACCCGGACATCGCGCAGGTGCAGGTGCAGAACAAGCTGCAGCTGGCCACGCCGTTGCTCCCGCAGGCCGTGCAGCAGCAGGGCATCAGCGTCACCAAGGCGGCCTCCGGCTTCCTGCAGGTCATCGGCTTCGTGTCCGAGGACGGCAGCATGGGCGGCGACGACATCCAGGACTTCGTCGCCACCAACATGGTGGACCCCATCTCCCGCGTCCCGGGCGTGGGCAGCACGCAGGTGTTCGGCACGAAGTACGCCATGCGCATCTGGCTGGACCCCAACAAGCTGGACACCTACGCGCTGACGCCCACGGACGTCATCGGCGCCATCCGCGGGCAGAACCAGCAGGTGGTGGTGGGACAGCTGGGCGGAACGCCCGCGGTGAAGGGCCAGCAGCTCAACGCCACGGTGACGGCGCAGGACCGCCTCCAGACGCCGGAGCAGTTCCGGAACATCGTGCTGCGAGGTAACCCGGACGGCTCCGTGCTGCGGCTGGGCGACGTGGCCCGCGTGGAGCTGGGCTCCGAGGACTACAGCGTCATCAGCCGCTACAACGGCAAGCCCGCCACGGGCATCGCCGTGTCGCTGGCCACGGGCGCCAACGCCCTGGACACGGCGCAGGGCGTGGCGGCGGCCCTCAAGGAGATGGAGCCGACGCTGCCCAAGGGACTCAAGGCGGTGGTGCCGTTCGACACCACGCCGTTCGTCCGGGTCGCCATCCAGGGCGTGGTCTCCACGCTGCTGGAGGCCATCCTGCTGGTGTTCCTGGTGATGTACCTGTTCCTGCAGAACTTCCGCGCCACGCTCATCCCCACCATCGCGGTGCCGGTGGTGTTGTTGGGCACCATCGGCGTGCTCACCGCGCTGGGGTACTCGGCGAACATGCTCACCATGTTCGCGATGGTGCTCGCCATCGGCCTGCTCGTGGACGACGCCATCGTCGTGGTGGAGAACGTCGAGCGCGTGATGAGCGAGGAGGGGCTGTCCCCCAAGGAGGCCACGCGCAAGTCGATGTCCCAGATTACGAGCGCGCTGGTGGGCATCGGCGTGGTGCTCTCCGCGGTGTTCATCCCCATGGCGTTCCTGGCGGGCTCCACGGGCGTCATCTACCGGCAGTTCTCGGTGACCATCGTGACGTCCATGGCGCTGTCGGTGCTGGTGGCGCTGGTGCTCACGCCGGCCTTGTGCGCGACGCTGCTCAAGCCGATTCCCAAGGGCCACCACGCGGCGAGCAAGGGCTTCTTCGGCGCGTTCAACCGCGCGTTCGACTGGAGCAACGCCCGCTACCAGTCGGTGGTGAAGGGCATCCTGGGCCGGGCGTGGAGCTTCATGGTCGCCTTCGTGGCCATGGTCGCGCTGATGGTGGTGCTGTTCCTCAAGCTGCCCACGTCGTTCCTCCCGTCCGAGGACCAGGGCTTCCTGTTCGCCCTGGTGCAGACGCCGGTGGGCGCCACGCAGGAGCGCACGATGAAGGTCATCGAGCAGCTGGAGGACCACTTCCTCGAGAACGAGAAGGACACCGTCCAGGCGCTCTTCAGCGTGCAGGGCTTCAGCTTCGCCGGCAGCGGCCAGAACGCCGGCATCGCGTTCATCAACCTGCGGGACTGGAAGGAGCGCAAGTCGGCGGAGCTGGGCGTCAACGCGGTGGCGGGTCGCGCCGCGGGGGCCCTGGGGCAGATTGAAGACGCGCTCGCGTTCGCCTTCCCGCCACCCGCGGTGGCGGAGCTGGGCAACTCGGCCGGCTTCACGTTCTTCCTCAAGGACAACATCGGACAGGGGCACGAGGCGCTGACGGCCGCGCGCAACCAGTTCATGGGCGCCGCGATGCAGAACCCGCTGATTGCCTACGTGCGGCCCAACGGCCAGGAGGACACGCCGCAGTTCCGCGTGGACGTGGACGTGGCGAAGGCGACCGCGCTGGGGCTCTCCACGTCGGACATCAACAACACGCTGACGGCGGCGTGGGGTGGTCAGTACATCGACGACTTCATCGACCGCGGCCGCGTGAAGCGGGTGTTCATCCAGGCGGACGCTCCGTTCCGCATGGTGCCGGAGGACTTCAGCCGGTGGTCCGTGCGCAACACGAAGGGGGAGATGGTGCCGTTCCCCGCGTTCGCGAGCGTGCGGTGGGGCTCGGGTTCTCCCCGGCTCGAGCGCTTCAACGGCGTGTCGGCCATGGAGCTGACCGGTGAGGCGGCGCCCGGAGTGAGCTCCGGCGATGCCATGGCCGCGGTGGAGCAGATGGTGGCGCAGCTGCCGCCGGGCTTCAGCCTGGAGTGGACGGGCCAGTCGTATCAGGAGCGGCAGGCGGGCTCGCAGACGCCGCTCTTGTACACGCTGTCGCTGCTGCTGGTGTTCCTGTGTCTGGCGGCCATGTACGAGAGCTGGACCATCCCGACGGCCGTGCTGCTGGTGGCGCCGTTGGGCATCCTCGGCACGGTGTTGGGCAGCTTCATGCGAGGCATGGACCGCGACGTCTACTTCCAGGTGGCCATGCTGACCACGGTGGGGTTGTCGAGCAAGAACGCCATCCTCATCGTGGAGTTCGCGAAGGAGAACGTCGAGAAGGGCATGGAGCTGGTCGAGGCCACGCTGCTCGCGGTGCGCGCGCGACTGCGGCCCATCCTGATGACGTCGCTGGCGTTCGGCTTCGGCGTGGTGCCGTTGGCCATTGCCTCGGGCGCGGGCGCCGGTGCGCAGCGGGCCATCGGCACGGGTGTGCTCGGCGGCATGCTGGTGGGCACGCTGCTGGGCATCTTCTTCGTGCCGCTGTTCTTCGTCGTGGTGCAGCGCCTGTTCACCCGACGCAAGACGCCGACGGAGTCCTCGCCTCCCGTGGATGACTCACACGCGACGTCCTGA
- a CDS encoding efflux RND transporter periplasmic adaptor subunit has translation MLSGAVLLVACEKPAEQQQQQQQAPQAAPVTVVTLKSESVLLTRELPGRTQAFLVAEVRPQVNGLVQRRLFTEGGQVKEGQALYELDDATYRADYASAKAALERAQATLTSVALSAKRSAELFKLEAVTPADNEKAVAALAQAEADVKAAQAAVQRAGVTLGHARITSPITGRIGKSSVTQGALVTANQPQALAVVQQLDPLYVDLTQSSSELLRLRKELSAGTLKSTDSTPVTLMLEDGSRYTHPGSLTFSDVTVDPGTGTFALRITVPNPDQMLLPGMYVRALVGNGLRQEGLLVPQQGIARDAKGNASALVVGKDGKVEPRTVAVSRTVGDRWLVDSGLSEGDRVIISGLQKIQPGMPVQATEAPPSETKGGEAAPLVPPAPNE, from the coding sequence ATGCTGTCTGGCGCCGTGCTGCTCGTCGCCTGTGAGAAGCCCGCCGAGCAGCAGCAACAGCAGCAGCAGGCTCCCCAGGCCGCCCCCGTCACCGTCGTCACCCTCAAGTCGGAGTCCGTGCTGCTCACGCGAGAGCTGCCCGGGCGCACCCAGGCGTTCCTCGTCGCGGAGGTCCGCCCCCAGGTCAACGGCCTGGTCCAGCGCCGCCTCTTCACCGAGGGCGGGCAGGTGAAGGAGGGCCAGGCCCTCTATGAGCTCGATGACGCCACCTACCGCGCCGACTACGCCAGCGCCAAGGCCGCCCTGGAGCGCGCCCAGGCGACCCTGACCTCGGTCGCCCTCTCCGCGAAGCGCTCTGCCGAGCTCTTCAAGCTCGAGGCCGTCACCCCCGCCGACAACGAGAAGGCCGTCGCCGCGCTCGCCCAGGCGGAGGCGGACGTCAAGGCCGCGCAGGCCGCCGTCCAGCGCGCCGGCGTGACGCTCGGACACGCGCGCATCACCTCGCCCATCACTGGCCGCATCGGCAAGTCGTCCGTCACCCAGGGCGCGCTCGTCACCGCCAACCAGCCGCAGGCGCTCGCCGTCGTGCAGCAGCTGGATCCTCTCTACGTCGACCTGACCCAGTCGAGCAGCGAGCTGCTCCGCCTGCGCAAGGAACTCAGCGCCGGTACGCTCAAGTCCACCGACAGCACGCCCGTCACGCTCATGTTGGAGGATGGCAGCCGCTACACGCACCCGGGCTCGCTCACGTTCTCCGACGTGACGGTGGACCCGGGCACCGGCACCTTCGCGCTGCGCATCACCGTCCCCAACCCCGACCAGATGCTCCTGCCCGGCATGTACGTGCGCGCGCTCGTGGGCAACGGCCTGCGTCAGGAGGGCCTCCTCGTCCCGCAGCAGGGCATCGCGCGCGACGCGAAGGGCAACGCCTCCGCGCTCGTGGTGGGCAAGGACGGCAAGGTGGAGCCGCGCACCGTCGCGGTGAGCCGCACCGTGGGAGACCGGTGGCTCGTGGACAGCGGCCTGTCCGAGGGCGACCGCGTCATCATCTCCGGCCTCCAGAAGATCCAGCCGGGCATGCCCGTCCAGGCGACGGAAGCCCCGCCGAGCGAGACGAAGGGGGGCGAAGCCGCGCCCCTCGTCCCGCCGGCTCCCAACGAGTGA
- a CDS encoding alpha/beta hydrolase-fold protein: MRLRWMLLCFVMGAVACGGELGELESLEAQGSRLTVTTEDQLVTRMPASTGTLYGYVEYLPPGYLSSPETRYPVIIHLNGRGEFGTAQNEAALFEKGTANGALKKIRYEPTAKTYFGQKQVMIFTPQAATNWVPAEVNAFVDFIVANYRVDLSRIYVTGLSYGGYGAWQYAYTYGHRLAALAPMATNIGGPGPTITKLKNVPVWAVHSFADGTSLLAERSWLMGVTKNFNQGQMVTVPQPSATLTYLFAGAASNVWTSQPGYVATGNLQARLTVIPGSAHDCWTQTYNNYAFWDWLLAQQRASVP; this comes from the coding sequence ATGCGGCTACGTTGGATGTTGCTGTGTTTCGTGATGGGGGCTGTTGCTTGCGGAGGGGAGCTGGGGGAGCTCGAGTCCCTGGAGGCGCAGGGCTCGCGGCTCACCGTCACCACCGAGGACCAGCTCGTGACGCGCATGCCCGCGAGCACGGGCACGCTGTACGGCTATGTCGAGTACCTGCCGCCCGGCTACCTGTCGTCTCCGGAGACGCGCTACCCGGTCATCATCCACCTCAACGGCCGGGGTGAGTTCGGCACCGCCCAGAACGAGGCGGCCCTGTTCGAGAAGGGCACGGCCAACGGCGCGCTGAAGAAGATCCGCTACGAGCCCACGGCGAAGACGTACTTCGGCCAGAAGCAGGTGATGATCTTCACGCCGCAGGCGGCGACGAACTGGGTCCCCGCCGAGGTCAACGCCTTCGTCGACTTCATCGTGGCGAACTACCGCGTGGACCTGTCCCGCATCTACGTCACGGGCCTGAGCTACGGCGGCTATGGCGCCTGGCAGTACGCGTACACGTACGGCCACCGTCTGGCGGCGCTCGCGCCCATGGCGACCAACATCGGCGGGCCGGGCCCCACCATCACCAAGCTGAAGAACGTGCCGGTGTGGGCGGTGCACTCGTTCGCGGATGGCACGTCGCTCCTGGCCGAGCGCTCGTGGCTGATGGGCGTGACGAAGAACTTCAACCAGGGACAGATGGTGACGGTGCCGCAGCCTTCCGCGACGCTGACGTACCTGTTCGCTGGCGCCGCGAGCAACGTGTGGACGTCGCAGCCGGGCTACGTGGCGACGGGCAACCTCCAGGCCCGACTCACCGTGATTCCCGGTAGCGCGCATGACTGCTGGACCCAGACCTACAACAACTACGCCTTCTGGGACTGGCTCCTCGCGCAGCAGCGCGCGTCGGTGCCCTGA